A portion of the Anoxybacillus gonensis genome contains these proteins:
- a CDS encoding enoyl-CoA hydratase/isomerase family protein translates to MIEKQHGIVWFTICRPTRRNAIDYAVMDELEQALQLVELDDEAKVLVITGEGEEAFCAGGDLQVFHQLTTKEEAHAMLWKMGNILYRLLTLSKPTVALINGTAIGGGCELATACDFRFARAGARLGFVQANLAITTGWGGAAMLFEKMAYDKALDLLLHAQTITAEEAERIGFVHRIFSDSLRERCEKQLSCYTNKPTAVLRAYKEAAIGRWKTEEFRQRFFAEIERCAYLWESEEHDRAVQSFLAKRNK, encoded by the coding sequence ATGATTGAAAAACAACATGGGATTGTTTGGTTTACTATTTGTCGTCCGACAAGACGAAATGCAATTGATTATGCGGTCATGGATGAACTTGAACAGGCACTTCAGCTTGTTGAATTAGATGATGAAGCGAAAGTGCTCGTCATTACTGGCGAAGGGGAAGAGGCATTTTGTGCTGGTGGCGACTTACAAGTATTTCATCAGCTGACGACAAAAGAGGAAGCGCATGCGATGCTATGGAAAATGGGAAACATTTTATATCGTTTATTGACGTTATCGAAGCCAACCGTTGCGCTCATAAACGGTACAGCGATCGGCGGAGGTTGTGAATTGGCGACAGCGTGTGATTTTCGCTTCGCCCGTGCTGGTGCACGCCTAGGATTTGTCCAAGCGAATTTAGCCATTACAACAGGTTGGGGCGGCGCAGCGATGTTATTTGAAAAAATGGCGTATGACAAAGCGCTCGATTTATTGTTACACGCGCAAACGATCACAGCTGAGGAGGCGGAGCGCATCGGTTTCGTTCACCGCATTTTCTCTGACTCGTTGCGTGAACGATGCGAAAAACAATTAAGTTGTTATACGAATAAACCGACTGCGGTATTGCGCGCCTATAAAGAAGCGGCGATCGGACGTTGGAAAACAGAGGAGTTTCGCCAACGCTTTTTCGCTGAAATTGAACGATGTGCGTATTTATGGGAAAGCGAAGAGCACGATCGAGCGGTGCAATCATTTTTAGCAAAACGAAACAAATAA
- a CDS encoding 2-dehydropantoate 2-reductase translates to MRIGIVGGGAIGLLTAAYFCGDHDVTIYTRRNEQAKELCTHGLTVICGNERTTHRVHAEPFVREIEEEMLFIAVKQYDLANILQTRIHMLQANAIMFLQNGMGHVSYLPHVPHHHIALAVVEHGALKIDDTTVSHTGVGQTKWSVWRGEKEAFSFLSLTNNRFPFQYVDDWEAMLLEKLMVNVAINPLTALLRVPNGMLVTHEPYRQAMKQLFQEVASVFQLEQRERIWKHIETICHQTAANRSSMLRDIESGRKTELDAILRYVIERANERCVPAPISTFLYALVKGKQLEGEKER, encoded by the coding sequence GTGCGCATCGGAATTGTAGGGGGCGGAGCGATTGGATTGTTGACGGCGGCATATTTTTGTGGCGACCATGACGTCACGATTTATACACGCCGAAATGAGCAAGCGAAAGAGCTATGCACACATGGGCTGACGGTCATATGCGGAAACGAACGGACGACGCACCGCGTACATGCGGAACCGTTCGTTCGTGAAATTGAAGAAGAGATGTTGTTTATCGCAGTGAAACAATACGATTTGGCAAACATATTGCAGACGCGCATACATATGCTTCAAGCCAACGCGATTATGTTTTTACAAAACGGCATGGGACATGTGTCGTATTTGCCGCATGTGCCGCATCATCATATTGCGCTCGCTGTCGTCGAACATGGCGCCTTAAAAATCGATGATACGACCGTTTCTCATACCGGGGTCGGTCAAACGAAATGGAGCGTATGGCGAGGGGAAAAAGAAGCGTTTTCGTTTTTATCATTGACAAACAATCGCTTTCCGTTTCAATATGTTGACGATTGGGAAGCGATGTTGCTTGAAAAATTAATGGTAAACGTAGCGATTAATCCGCTCACCGCTTTATTGCGCGTCCCAAACGGTATGTTAGTGACACATGAACCGTATCGACAAGCGATGAAACAGTTGTTTCAAGAAGTGGCGTCCGTTTTCCAACTCGAACAACGAGAACGCATCTGGAAACATATTGAAACGATCTGTCATCAAACGGCCGCCAATCGTTCGTCAATGTTGCGTGACATCGAATCGGGGCGAAAGACGGAATTAGACGCAATTTTACGTTATGTGATCGAGCGAGCGAACGAGCGATGCGTCCCAGCGCCCATTAGCACGTTTTTATATGCGCTTGTGAAAGGGAAACAATTAGAGGGGGAGAAGGAGAGATGA
- a CDS encoding YceD family protein — protein sequence MRWSIHQLHQLQHKGLTIDEMADVSELKEVDASIRDISPVHISGRADISAKKFTFHLTIEGTMKLPCSRTLVDVSYPFAIESTETFFLNDYDATDEESHIVQGEAIDLMPIVKELILLEIPMQVFSEQPDHPDAVPQSGKDWTVLSEEEYENKIDPRLAKLAKFFENKNES from the coding sequence TTGAGATGGTCTATTCATCAACTTCATCAGTTGCAGCATAAAGGGCTGACGATTGACGAAATGGCCGATGTGTCCGAGCTAAAAGAAGTGGACGCTTCCATTCGCGACATTTCTCCTGTTCATATTTCTGGACGGGCAGATATAAGCGCGAAAAAATTTACGTTCCACTTAACGATTGAGGGAACGATGAAGCTTCCTTGTTCTCGTACGCTTGTGGACGTATCGTATCCATTCGCGATCGAAAGCACAGAAACGTTTTTTCTAAACGATTATGACGCAACAGATGAAGAGTCGCACATTGTTCAAGGAGAAGCGATCGACTTAATGCCGATCGTCAAAGAACTTATTCTTCTTGAAATTCCAATGCAAGTGTTTAGCGAGCAGCCGGATCATCCCGATGCCGTTCCGCAATCAGGAAAAGATTGGACGGTCCTTTCAGAAGAAGAGTATGAAAATAAAATCGATCCGCGCCTTGCGAAGCTAGCAAAGTTTTTCGAAAACAAAAATGAATCTTAA
- a CDS encoding SepM family pheromone-processing serine protease: MKKKRYIATTIMIALLFVFATFFHLPYYVTMPGTAEPLRPLVEVEGGYKEKGKFMLTTVRMGQANLFSFALAHMSKYNELYRMDEVRQEGENDEEYTHRQLKMMENSKETAIAVAYKKANRPFSYRNKGVYVLYVVDGMPAANVLKSGDQLVAIDGQRIEEADAFIEYVSRKKKGDRVRVTYKRAGKEKTATFALAPFPKEKNRVGLGLSVMTDRDIVTDPPVRIESDQIGGPSAGLMFALEVYNQLIPEDLTKGYRIAGTGTINIDGEVGPIGGISQKVIAAHKAGADIFFAPNERGAKRSNYKEAVKTAKDIGTKMKIVPVDTFDDAVQFLRKLS, from the coding sequence ATGAAGAAAAAACGCTATATTGCAACGACAATCATGATCGCACTACTATTCGTTTTTGCTACGTTTTTCCACTTGCCGTATTACGTCACGATGCCCGGAACGGCTGAACCGTTGCGTCCGCTCGTTGAAGTCGAAGGAGGCTATAAAGAAAAAGGAAAATTTATGTTAACGACCGTTCGAATGGGGCAGGCGAATCTTTTTTCATTTGCGCTTGCGCACATGAGTAAATATAACGAACTATATCGGATGGATGAAGTGCGTCAAGAAGGAGAAAACGATGAAGAATATACGCACCGTCAATTGAAAATGATGGAAAATTCAAAAGAAACGGCGATTGCTGTCGCGTATAAAAAAGCAAATCGACCGTTTTCGTATCGAAATAAAGGGGTGTATGTGCTTTACGTCGTTGACGGCATGCCTGCGGCAAACGTCTTGAAAAGCGGCGATCAATTAGTGGCCATTGACGGACAACGAATTGAAGAAGCAGATGCGTTTATTGAATACGTAAGCAGAAAGAAAAAAGGAGATCGCGTTCGTGTCACATATAAGCGAGCGGGAAAAGAAAAAACGGCGACATTTGCGCTGGCGCCGTTTCCGAAAGAAAAAAACCGCGTCGGCCTGGGGCTTTCCGTCATGACTGATCGCGATATTGTCACAGATCCACCTGTTCGCATTGAATCGGATCAAATTGGTGGACCGTCAGCTGGGCTTATGTTTGCGCTCGAAGTGTACAACCAACTCATTCCAGAAGATTTAACAAAAGGATATCGGATTGCTGGGACCGGAACGATTAACATTGACGGAGAAGTCGGACCGATCGGCGGCATTTCTCAAAAGGTGATTGCAGCCCATAAAGCAGGTGCGGACATTTTTTTCGCTCCGAACGAACGCGGAGCGAAACGTTCAAACTATAAAGAAGCGGTGAAAACGGCAAAAGACATCGGAACAAAGATGAAAATTGTCCCTGTCGATACGTTCGATGATGCCGTTCAATTTTTGCGAAAGTTATCGTAA
- the rsmD gene encoding 16S rRNA (guanine(966)-N(2))-methyltransferase RsmD: MRVISGKCKGKPLQAVPGMTTRPTTDKVKEAIFNMIGPYFSGGLGLDLFGGSGGLGIEALSRGLDRVIFVDHDPKAVQTIKKNVTACRLTDQAEIYRNDAERALKAIIKRGLTFRLIFLDPPYKNKQLEALIGIIDSHQLLQKDGFVVAEHGAEGQLAKQIGRLTQVKHETYGITAVSIYAYVDEEGE; the protein is encoded by the coding sequence ATGCGGGTTATATCAGGGAAATGCAAAGGCAAACCGCTTCAAGCTGTTCCGGGGATGACGACGCGTCCGACGACAGATAAAGTAAAAGAAGCGATCTTTAATATGATTGGTCCGTATTTTTCAGGAGGACTCGGGCTCGATTTATTTGGTGGAAGCGGTGGACTCGGTATTGAAGCGCTCAGCCGCGGTTTAGATCGCGTCATTTTCGTTGACCATGACCCGAAAGCCGTTCAAACGATAAAAAAGAACGTCACCGCTTGTCGCCTAACAGATCAAGCGGAAATTTATCGCAACGATGCGGAACGAGCATTAAAAGCAATCATCAAACGAGGCTTGACGTTTCGCCTCATTTTTCTTGATCCCCCTTATAAAAATAAGCAGCTTGAAGCGCTTATTGGGATCATCGATAGTCATCAACTGTTACAAAAAGACGGCTTTGTTGTCGCTGAGCACGGAGCGGAAGGACAGCTTGCCAAACAAATTGGCCGCTTAACGCAAGTAAAACATGAAACGTATGGCATCACCGCTGTATCGATTTACGCCTATGTCGATGAGGAAGGGGAATAA
- a CDS encoding nucleotidyltransferase, with product MKAVGIVVEYNPFHNGHLYHVQQTRKKTKADCIIAVMSSSFTQRGEPAIVPKWERARMALAGGVDLVVELPYPFAVQTAEWFAHGAISILDALFCEQLCFGSEHGNIDAFIEIAQLLINEKEQHDEKVKHYMKQGMSYAKAYALALNDIGHDILDMSQPNNILGLHYVKAIIEQQSKMIPETIQRTVAHYHDQTLPANESIASATSIRRFLQSGHDDVVRYVPKTTYETLQTYRHTYTTWHDWETYFPLLKYRLLTMEREDIRHIAEVEEGIEHRLQKAITHATSFHGFLSAIKTKRYTWTRLQRICTHILTNVTKKEMAQAHKNKKATYIRLLAMNEIGRAYVRKVKKQTTLPIVTNVKHIYDDPVYHIEKKAAQAYMCILPEPLRTEALQREYATPPLR from the coding sequence ATGAAAGCGGTCGGCATCGTGGTCGAATACAATCCGTTTCATAACGGGCATTTATATCATGTGCAACAAACGCGAAAAAAAACGAAGGCGGATTGCATCATCGCTGTCATGAGCAGCTCATTTACGCAACGCGGGGAACCTGCCATCGTGCCAAAATGGGAACGGGCTCGCATGGCGCTTGCAGGCGGTGTCGATCTCGTCGTCGAACTTCCTTATCCGTTTGCGGTACAAACGGCCGAATGGTTCGCCCATGGCGCCATTTCGATTCTTGATGCTCTTTTTTGTGAACAATTATGTTTCGGAAGCGAACACGGAAACATCGATGCATTTATCGAAATCGCTCAATTGCTGATAAATGAAAAAGAGCAACATGACGAAAAAGTGAAACATTATATGAAACAAGGGATGAGCTATGCGAAAGCATACGCGTTAGCGCTGAATGATATCGGTCACGATATACTTGATATGTCGCAACCAAACAACATTTTAGGACTGCATTACGTCAAAGCGATCATTGAGCAACAAAGCAAAATGATACCGGAGACGATTCAACGAACGGTTGCCCATTATCACGATCAGACGCTCCCTGCAAATGAAAGCATCGCGAGTGCCACGAGCATTCGCCGTTTTTTACAGTCCGGTCATGACGATGTCGTACGCTACGTTCCTAAAACGACATACGAAACGTTACAAACGTATCGACATACATATACGACATGGCACGATTGGGAAACATATTTTCCGCTTTTAAAATATCGTTTATTGACGATGGAACGAGAGGATATTCGTCACATCGCCGAAGTCGAAGAAGGAATTGAACATCGGTTGCAAAAGGCGATTACACATGCGACATCGTTTCACGGTTTTCTTTCGGCGATCAAAACGAAACGATATACGTGGACGCGATTGCAACGCATATGTACGCACATATTGACGAACGTCACGAAAAAAGAAATGGCGCAAGCGCATAAAAATAAAAAAGCGACATACATTCGCCTGCTAGCAATGAATGAAATCGGGAGAGCGTATGTGCGAAAAGTGAAAAAACAAACAACATTGCCGATCGTGACAAACGTGAAACATATATATGACGATCCTGTATATCATATCGAAAAAAAAGCGGCGCAAGCATATATGTGTATATTGCCTGAGCCGCTTCGAACGGAAGCGTTGCAACGTGAATACGCCACACCTCCGTTACGATAA
- the rpmF gene encoding 50S ribosomal protein L32 produces MAVPFRRTSKMKKRLRRTHFKLRVPGMVECPNCGEMKLAHRVCKVCGTYKGKDVVNK; encoded by the coding sequence ATGGCAGTACCTTTTAGAAGAACATCGAAAATGAAAAAGAGACTACGTCGTACGCACTTCAAATTGCGCGTACCTGGTATGGTAGAATGCCCAAACTGCGGTGAAATGAAACTTGCTCATCGCGTATGTAAAGTTTGTGGAACATACAAAGGAAAAGACGTTGTAAACAAATAA
- the coaD gene encoding pantetheine-phosphate adenylyltransferase, which translates to MASIAVCPGSFDPVTYGHLDIIRRGAKVFDKVYVVVLNNSSKKPLFSTEERVQLLEEVTKDLHNVVVDSYQGLLVDYAKSKQASAILRGLRAVSDFEYEMQITSMNRILNEQIETFFMMTNNQYSFLSSSIVKEVAKYNGNISELVPKVVEEALRKKFSDAKNHL; encoded by the coding sequence ATGGCAAGCATCGCAGTATGCCCAGGGAGTTTTGACCCTGTTACGTACGGGCATTTAGATATTATTCGCCGCGGGGCAAAAGTGTTTGACAAAGTATATGTTGTCGTATTAAACAATTCATCGAAAAAACCATTATTTTCAACAGAAGAGCGAGTGCAATTGCTAGAAGAAGTGACGAAAGATTTACATAACGTCGTTGTCGACTCTTATCAAGGACTGCTTGTCGACTATGCGAAAAGTAAACAGGCGAGCGCGATTTTGCGCGGATTGCGCGCCGTCTCCGATTTTGAATACGAAATGCAAATCACATCGATGAACCGCATATTAAACGAACAAATTGAAACGTTTTTTATGATGACGAACAACCAATACTCTTTTTTAAGTTCAAGCATCGTAAAAGAAGTGGCGAAATATAACGGCAACATTTCCGAACTCGTGCCAAAAGTTGTGGAAGAAGCGCTTCGGAAAAAGTTTTCTGATGCAAAAAACCACCTTTAA
- a CDS encoding YlbF family regulator codes for MLVATIERLQLLDVAEQLGKMIVESDVAEEYRRCFYHMQQDEKAQQLIHRFVQLKERYEDVQRFGKYHPDYKEVTKQVREAKRELDLYGPIAAFKRAEKEMQSLLDEISTMIGRAVSENIKVPTGNPYFDSLSCGGGCGSGGACGCRTK; via the coding sequence GTGCTTGTAGCAACGATCGAACGATTGCAGTTGTTAGATGTTGCTGAACAACTTGGCAAAATGATTGTCGAATCAGACGTGGCGGAGGAATATCGTCGCTGTTTTTATCATATGCAACAAGATGAGAAAGCGCAGCAGCTCATTCATCGTTTCGTTCAGTTAAAAGAACGATACGAAGACGTGCAGCGCTTTGGGAAATATCATCCTGACTACAAAGAAGTGACAAAACAAGTGCGCGAGGCAAAGCGTGAATTGGATTTATACGGTCCGATTGCCGCGTTTAAACGAGCGGAAAAAGAGATGCAGTCGCTTTTAGATGAAATTAGCACGATGATCGGTCGGGCGGTATCTGAAAACATTAAAGTGCCGACCGGAAATCCGTATTTTGATTCTTTATCTTGCGGTGGAGGATGTGGATCTGGCGGAGCGTGCGGCTGTCGGACGAAATGA
- a CDS encoding patatin-like phospholipase family protein, with the protein MKIGLALGSGGARGFAHAGVIKVLEEENIPIHMIAGSSMGALVGALYASGMSTERLYRLATAFRRNDYIDWTVPKMGLISGAHIKQFIAVMTKQMRIEHTRIPLAIVATDLQKGEKVVFREGKIADAVRASISIPGIFVPERWNGRLLVDGGVIDRVPAAVVREMGADVVIAVDVASVKKNDTISSIFDVILQSLDIIQAELASHRIAQADVVIRPQLERYSSYAFTHAKEMIQIGEEAARQQLPAIRQLLAEKGFEQ; encoded by the coding sequence ATGAAAATCGGGTTAGCCTTAGGCTCCGGCGGGGCGCGCGGCTTTGCGCATGCGGGTGTCATTAAAGTGTTAGAAGAAGAAAATATCCCGATTCATATGATCGCAGGAAGCAGCATGGGCGCCCTCGTTGGAGCGTTATATGCATCGGGGATGTCAACGGAACGATTATATCGGCTAGCGACAGCGTTTCGACGCAACGATTATATTGATTGGACAGTGCCGAAAATGGGGTTAATTTCGGGGGCGCATATTAAGCAGTTCATCGCTGTCATGACAAAACAAATGCGAATCGAACATACTCGCATTCCGTTAGCGATTGTCGCAACCGATTTACAAAAAGGAGAAAAAGTTGTGTTCCGCGAAGGAAAAATAGCCGATGCGGTGCGGGCAAGCATTTCGATTCCCGGCATTTTTGTACCAGAGCGATGGAATGGACGGTTGCTTGTCGATGGCGGGGTGATCGATCGCGTGCCAGCTGCTGTCGTTCGGGAGATGGGTGCTGACGTTGTCATCGCTGTCGATGTCGCTTCCGTTAAAAAGAACGATACGATTTCATCTATTTTCGATGTCATTTTACAAAGTTTAGATATTATTCAAGCTGAGCTCGCTTCTCATCGCATCGCCCAAGCGGATGTCGTCATTCGTCCGCAGCTAGAACGTTATAGTTCGTATGCATTTACCCATGCGAAAGAAATGATTCAAATCGGTGAAGAAGCGGCGCGGCAACAGCTTCCAGCCATTCGTCAACTGCTTGCAGAGAAGGGGTTTGAACAATGA
- a CDS encoding YlbG family protein, giving the protein MFPMRQGIIVWLYSLKHSKQLRKYGNVHYVSKRLKYAVLYCNMDEAEGVMKKLASLPFVKRVEPSYRPYVKVEFESKADKEKEYEYGI; this is encoded by the coding sequence ATGTTTCCAATGCGTCAAGGCATTATCGTTTGGCTTTATTCGTTAAAACATAGCAAACAATTACGAAAATACGGAAACGTTCATTACGTATCGAAACGATTAAAATATGCTGTTTTATATTGCAATATGGACGAAGCGGAAGGCGTGATGAAAAAACTCGCTTCTTTACCGTTTGTAAAGCGAGTGGAGCCGTCTTACCGCCCGTATGTTAAAGTCGAATTCGAATCGAAAGCAGATAAAGAAAAAGAATATGAATACGGAATATAA
- the ylbJ gene encoding sporulation integral membrane protein YlbJ gives MKEKWKTLMLSSIIVCLCIALLRYPQQSFEAAVRGLHMWWDVVFPSLLPFFIVSEILIGFGVVHFLGVLLEPLMRPLFKVPGIGGFVWAMGMASGYPAGAKLTARLRQQQQLSAIEAERLVSFTNSSNPLFIFGAISVGFFHNPNIGIVLALSHYLGNICVGFIMRFHGKEEEYVVQKQKKGIFRQAFRAMHKTRLKNNQAIGKLLGDAVRSSIQTLFMIGGFIILFSVLNRLLYVTNITDMLAHVVQYVLAIFHLPRELSVPLIAGVFEITLGSQMASEATNATLLQKVVVTSFILAFGGFSVQAQVASILAEANIRFQPFFIARIFHGLFAACFASILWKPLYVQPLESVETLPVWLPKATIDWPVLYIHWIEQYGFMITATACLLYVAIAFRREKPPA, from the coding sequence ATGAAAGAAAAATGGAAAACGTTGATGCTATCATCTATAATTGTTTGTTTATGTATCGCATTGCTCCGCTATCCACAACAGTCGTTTGAAGCAGCAGTGCGCGGATTGCATATGTGGTGGGATGTCGTCTTTCCTTCCCTTCTCCCTTTTTTTATTGTATCAGAAATTTTAATTGGATTTGGTGTCGTTCATTTTCTCGGTGTATTGCTTGAGCCATTGATGCGTCCGCTTTTTAAAGTGCCAGGCATCGGCGGGTTCGTTTGGGCGATGGGGATGGCTTCCGGCTACCCTGCTGGCGCGAAGCTGACCGCACGGTTAAGACAGCAACAACAACTTTCTGCCATTGAAGCAGAACGGCTCGTTTCGTTTACAAACTCGTCTAATCCGCTCTTTATTTTTGGCGCGATTTCGGTCGGTTTTTTTCATAATCCGAACATCGGTATCGTTCTTGCCTTATCTCATTATCTTGGCAACATTTGCGTCGGATTCATTATGCGCTTTCACGGAAAAGAGGAAGAATATGTTGTTCAAAAACAAAAAAAAGGCATTTTCCGTCAAGCGTTCCGCGCGATGCATAAAACTCGCTTAAAAAATAACCAAGCGATCGGAAAGCTGCTCGGAGATGCCGTCCGCTCCTCGATTCAAACGCTTTTTATGATCGGCGGGTTTATTATTTTGTTTTCTGTTCTCAATCGATTGCTTTATGTGACAAATATAACCGACATGCTTGCACATGTTGTACAATACGTGCTAGCCATTTTTCATTTGCCGCGCGAATTAAGTGTTCCGCTCATCGCAGGGGTGTTTGAAATTACGCTCGGCAGCCAAATGGCGAGCGAAGCAACAAATGCGACATTGTTGCAAAAAGTGGTCGTCACAAGCTTTATTCTCGCTTTTGGCGGTTTTTCGGTACAAGCACAAGTGGCGAGCATTTTAGCGGAAGCGAATATTCGCTTTCAACCGTTTTTCATCGCTCGCATATTTCACGGACTATTTGCCGCTTGTTTTGCTTCAATTCTTTGGAAACCGCTATACGTTCAGCCGCTTGAATCGGTAGAAACGTTACCGGTATGGCTTCCGAAAGCAACGATCGATTGGCCTGTATTATACATACATTGGATCGAACAATACGGCTTTATGATCACTGCAACAGCCTGTTTGTTATATGTCGCCATCGCTTTTCGACGTGAAAAACCACCTGCTTAA
- a CDS encoding DUF3397 domain-containing protein, with protein MKDILASFVAIMIVMPFFSFFFMFTLAKTVFKRKGKRAFHLAVNGSTIFFIFAVHILLQAIFQRSYIVELLVFFIVTFMIGLVLYWKKTGDVSLPRTFKLYWKMQFLLFTTAYIGLFIYGIIHRVMIAFSS; from the coding sequence ATGAAAGATATACTCGCCTCTTTCGTTGCGATCATGATTGTGATGCCGTTTTTTTCGTTTTTTTTTATGTTTACGCTCGCAAAAACCGTGTTTAAGCGGAAAGGAAAGCGTGCGTTTCATCTTGCGGTGAACGGCTCGACCATTTTTTTTATTTTCGCTGTTCACATTTTATTGCAAGCGATTTTTCAACGGTCGTATATCGTTGAACTGCTCGTGTTTTTTATTGTTACATTTATGATTGGGCTCGTTTTATATTGGAAAAAAACAGGCGATGTATCGCTGCCACGTACGTTTAAATTGTATTGGAAAATGCAATTTTTATTATTTACAACCGCTTATATTGGATTGTTCATATATGGGATCATTCATCGTGTCATGATCGCATTTTCATCATGA
- a CDS encoding RsfA family transcriptional regulator, whose translation MMRQDAWTEEEDMLLAETVLSFVREGGTQLRAFEEVGKKLSRTAAACGFRWNAYVRKKYEQELELAKQQRKKKKEPHPPERDMTLQDVISFLQTLQQRGEGQQEIERLREQVWTLQKEKEALEKQLQAVQQEYQAVMHILERARQLSV comes from the coding sequence ATGATGCGTCAAGATGCGTGGACAGAAGAAGAAGATATGTTGCTTGCTGAAACGGTGTTATCTTTTGTGAGAGAAGGTGGCACACAATTACGAGCGTTTGAAGAAGTAGGGAAAAAACTATCGCGAACGGCAGCGGCTTGCGGATTTCGTTGGAACGCGTACGTGCGCAAAAAATATGAACAGGAGCTAGAGCTTGCAAAACAGCAGCGGAAAAAGAAAAAAGAGCCGCACCCCCCCGAGCGCGATATGACGTTACAAGATGTCATTTCTTTTTTACAAACGTTGCAACAGCGCGGAGAAGGGCAACAAGAAATCGAACGATTGCGAGAGCAAGTATGGACGCTCCAAAAAGAAAAAGAAGCGCTTGAAAAACAACTGCAAGCGGTGCAGCAAGAATATCAAGCCGTCATGCACATTTTAGAGCGCGCCCGCCAATTGTCTGTGTAG
- a CDS encoding DUF7147 family protein — MIQRFIELGEGYSDIYELIEIAKSNRHRLSGLFAFHTMKDGKALTSFVVVLHPTDPGDFQPLYICREGIPHPSVKVTKRYELFLDLAKELNQEIIHLDVKPSTFFADLQLYYQHLIGIMRMNRFIPPLQ; from the coding sequence ATGATTCAACGTTTTATTGAACTAGGAGAAGGATATTCTGATATTTATGAGCTCATCGAAATCGCGAAATCAAACCGTCACCGCTTATCTGGTTTGTTTGCATTTCATACGATGAAAGACGGTAAAGCGCTCACATCGTTCGTCGTTGTGCTTCATCCGACGGATCCGGGTGATTTTCAACCGTTATACATTTGCCGGGAAGGCATTCCACATCCGTCTGTGAAAGTGACAAAACGATATGAGTTGTTCCTCGATTTAGCGAAAGAATTAAATCAAGAAATTATTCATTTAGATGTAAAACCGTCAACTTTTTTTGCCGACTTACAATTGTACTATCAACATTTAATCGGCATTATGCGCATGAATCGGTTCATTCCGCCTCTACAATAA